The Acidobacteriota bacterium genome has a segment encoding these proteins:
- a CDS encoding amidophosphoribosyltransferase, with translation MGGFFGAAGRQDIIADLYYGTDYHSHLGTKRGGLAVSGSNGFARAIHNIENAAFRPKFDAEIDRLHGRCGIGIISDTDDQPVLIRSHLGDYAIVTVGAIKNADELVHNIFLPRRLHLAEMNAGEINSTELAAAIINQEESFEAGITALQNVIEGSCSLLILTPRGIYAARDKYGRTPVILGRKDGSWAVTQETCAFPNLEYEIVRDLGPGEIVRVTADGAETLQAPGPIDQICAFLWIYYGYPASSYEGTNVEWARNRCGAALARRHPAPIDFVAGIPDSGVGHGLGYAAEAKVPFKRPFVKYTPTWARSFMPQNQDVRDLVARMKLIPIRELVLGQRLLFCEDSIVRGTQLKDTLQRLYDVGAREIHMRPACPPLLYGCKFLNFSISRSEFDLAARRAVREIEGDRPVDLEPYARPGTDRYTAMEERIRQRLNLTSLKYQHMEDMIEALGRKKDDVCTFCWDGVEIRSPALPFPSI, from the coding sequence ATGGGAGGATTCTTCGGTGCGGCGGGCCGTCAGGACATCATCGCAGATCTCTATTACGGGACGGATTACCACTCTCATCTGGGAACCAAGCGGGGCGGACTGGCCGTTTCCGGATCGAACGGCTTCGCCCGGGCCATTCACAACATTGAGAACGCCGCTTTCCGGCCCAAGTTCGACGCCGAGATCGACCGCCTGCACGGCCGTTGCGGCATCGGCATCATCAGCGACACGGACGACCAGCCCGTCCTCATCCGCTCCCATCTGGGAGATTACGCCATCGTCACGGTGGGGGCCATCAAAAACGCCGATGAACTCGTCCACAACATCTTCCTGCCGCGCCGCCTGCATCTGGCCGAGATGAACGCCGGAGAAATCAATTCCACCGAACTGGCCGCCGCCATCATCAACCAGGAGGAGAGCTTCGAGGCCGGGATCACGGCCCTTCAGAACGTTATCGAGGGCTCGTGTTCCCTTCTGATCCTGACGCCCCGCGGGATCTATGCCGCCCGCGACAAGTACGGCCGGACTCCGGTCATTCTCGGCCGCAAGGACGGCTCCTGGGCCGTAACTCAGGAGACCTGCGCCTTCCCCAATCTTGAATACGAGATCGTCCGGGATCTCGGCCCGGGAGAAATCGTCCGGGTGACGGCCGACGGTGCCGAAACGCTTCAGGCACCGGGACCGATCGACCAGATCTGTGCGTTTTTGTGGATCTATTACGGCTACCCCGCATCGAGCTACGAAGGGACGAATGTCGAATGGGCCCGCAACCGGTGCGGCGCCGCGCTGGCCCGGCGCCACCCGGCCCCGATCGATTTCGTGGCCGGCATCCCCGACTCCGGCGTCGGACACGGCCTCGGCTACGCCGCCGAGGCCAAGGTGCCGTTCAAGCGGCCGTTCGTCAAATACACGCCGACCTGGGCTCGGAGCTTCATGCCGCAGAACCAGGACGTCCGCGACCTTGTGGCCCGGATGAAGCTCATCCCCATCCGCGAACTCGTGCTCGGACAGCGGCTGCTCTTCTGCGAGGATTCCATTGTCCGCGGCACCCAGCTCAAAGACACCTTGCAACGCCTCTACGACGTCGGAGCTCGGGAAATCCACATGCGGCCGGCCTGTCCTCCTCTTCTCTACGGCTGCAAGTTCCTGAATTTTTCGATTTCGCGTTCGGAATTCGACCTGGCCGCCCGCCGGGCCGTGCGCGAAATCGAGGGCGACCGGCCCGTCGACCTTGAACCCTACGCCCGGCCGGGGACGGACCGTTACACGGCCATGGAGGAACGCATCCGGCAGCGTCTCAACCTGACGTCCCTGAAGTATCAGCACATGGAGGACATGATCGAGGCGCTCGGGCGAAAAAAGGACGACGTCTGCA